In Brevinematales bacterium, the following proteins share a genomic window:
- a CDS encoding site-2 protease family protein, producing the protein MLVKLLHMNWEYLRGLPLIYQIIIVALVILGTLYSIILHEIAHGYAAYLGGDPTAKERGRLSFNPIKHIDPIGTLALPGALILLNSIFGMHLPVFGWAKPVPVNPMNLRTKRDMTLVSLAGIMMNFAIMLFMLLIIFIIVRFIPGAMFLLIAFILIGAINILLIVFNILPLPPLDGFNFLLSVLPPKQAGWLDKNKKILFGVLFALIFFGLIQYIYTPVFWLYEQFINIILRS; encoded by the coding sequence TTGCTTGTTAAACTATTGCATATGAACTGGGAATACTTACGCGGGTTACCGTTAATATATCAAATCATCATAGTTGCGCTGGTTATACTGGGGACGCTCTATTCGATTATCCTGCACGAGATCGCGCACGGGTATGCCGCCTATCTGGGAGGCGACCCGACCGCGAAGGAACGCGGACGGCTGTCGTTCAATCCTATCAAACATATCGACCCTATCGGCACTCTCGCGCTCCCCGGGGCTTTAATTCTGCTGAACTCCATATTCGGTATGCACTTACCCGTGTTCGGATGGGCGAAACCGGTGCCGGTGAACCCGATGAATCTGCGCACCAAACGCGATATGACTCTGGTGTCGCTCGCGGGAATCATGATGAATTTCGCGATCATGCTGTTTATGTTATTAATCATCTTTATCATCGTAAGATTCATACCGGGCGCGATGTTCCTGCTGATCGCGTTTATTCTCATCGGGGCGATCAATATCCTGCTCATCGTATTTAACATATTGCCCCTGCCGCCGCTGGACGGGTTTAATTTCCTCCTGAGCGTGCTCCCCCCGAAGCAGGCGGGCTGGCTCGATAAGAATAAAAAAATCCTGTTCGGCGTATTGTTCGCGCTGATATTTTTCGGGCTGATTCAGTATATCTATACGCCGGTTTTCTGGCTTTACGAACAGTTTATCAATATAATTTTAAGAAGTTGA
- a CDS encoding YARHG domain-containing protein — protein MKKGTVLLMGLFFITAAYGNDGYVEYHPVTGRVFFSKSKTINMVWEKVNYYDGLFTTVFCFSNTTPDIVQIKIGFPIKSYASDILFDEFPEGGVGYQDAILKMIQKELNFQSFIDGISFPRKLYLIEEKSQNKKDLKGYDYLFLGETIFSPYQSVIVSNTYYQKPEHSSANWGVDSYTVIYVLKTGSSWKDPIKKSGITIYFPFYANPLNEEKQMYYTFLGCYGFKSKNYFYKITPNPDKLIKTKLGYKAEWKKLNFSPNENIEIIWGYTLRESGKYAGDDPIFPVINNMIEKSNPNLFKKKCPEYFKEFQDEERFYSYITALGLGIIGGYGDSILSDYGKLYKESIIRFVINGFNAVNGYNFKTKLWREFFKNFDWYIPENDETMFSVSEKKLVDELLKRIEK, from the coding sequence ATGAAGAAGGGTACAGTTTTATTGATGGGGCTGTTTTTTATCACGGCGGCGTATGGGAATGACGGATATGTGGAATATCATCCGGTAACGGGGAGGGTATTTTTTTCTAAAAGTAAAACTATAAATATGGTTTGGGAAAAAGTTAATTATTACGATGGGTTGTTTACAACTGTATTCTGCTTTAGTAATACCACTCCGGACATTGTTCAAATTAAAATTGGATTTCCAATAAAAAGCTATGCAAGCGATATTCTATTTGACGAATTTCCGGAGGGTGGGGTCGGATATCAAGATGCGATACTTAAAATGATTCAAAAAGAATTGAACTTTCAAAGTTTTATTGATGGCATATCGTTTCCTAGGAAGTTGTATTTAATTGAGGAAAAGAGCCAGAATAAGAAAGATCTAAAGGGATATGATTATTTGTTTTTAGGCGAAACCATATTTTCACCATATCAATCGGTTATTGTATCGAATACATATTATCAAAAACCAGAGCATAGTAGTGCGAATTGGGGTGTAGATTCTTATACAGTTATATATGTGCTAAAAACCGGAAGTTCTTGGAAAGATCCAATTAAAAAGTCGGGTATTACTATTTACTTTCCATTTTATGCTAATCCTTTAAATGAAGAAAAGCAAATGTACTACACATTTCTTGGATGTTATGGATTCAAATCAAAGAACTACTTTTATAAAATAACCCCTAATCCAGATAAATTAATAAAAACGAAGTTAGGGTATAAAGCGGAATGGAAGAAATTAAACTTTTCCCCAAACGAAAATATTGAAATCATCTGGGGATATACGCTTCGCGAATCTGGGAAATATGCGGGAGATGACCCGATATTTCCAGTGATTAATAACATGATTGAGAAAAGTAATCCAAATCTTTTTAAGAAAAAATGCCCTGAGTACTTTAAAGAGTTTCAAGATGAAGAAAGATTTTATAGTTATATAACTGCCCTTGGATTAGGAATTATCGGTGGATATGGGGATTCCATTCTATCTGATTATGGAAAACTATATAAAGAAAGTATTATCAGGTTTGTTATTAACGGATTTAATGCAGTAAACGGATATAACTTTAAAACGAAACTTTGGCGGGAATTTTTTAAGAATTTCGATTGGTACATACCAGAGAATGATGAAACTATGTTTTCAGTATCCGAGAAAAAACTTGTTGATGAATTGTTGAAAAGAATTGAAAAATGA
- a CDS encoding tetratricopeptide repeat protein translates to MKKAMIANILIFCAWAMLSALPHDRTAEIQKVQTATNSSDPIADYWDEFWDNTQLSQKAAEGMYMDAISLQEEGKYKEALKKYKFLIDSGVEDRYVYQNMFTAYTNLLVKKPDKALAQEALQYILKAIKKYPSTVELYSLWIELSRAIGDEKEFMKAAGALLAKRPEDRKANYYLGSFYYVNGQMEKAQPYLEKVIVAPNDGDNFGYLSQYYSLFYLGMIAFKNYNYNNAIRFLEKAEEVYGEDLELVRYLSLLNAVVLDFDKSIAYVDKLPESSWQSEMIDLVVAVRFAAQSKDLPKILKSVTQKTLFVDALNEYYAGKYTNSVQTIQKYMKKNNSDDYYSHFVLYKNFEALGDTQSLWREAFILGKKAGEAQKPALAISYYKMIENNTNLVPDVYWFIGSLYDDSGKYKEAADYYLKYLNYSGAKEYRAISEIRLSFMYYQMKDISKAFAQIESAKKNAKSKAEKYQVYFYSGMLNLEFDKKPDALKDFESALDIDKTDHRIYYYIGAVLVGMERIDEALKYLQIGRKADPESSELNNLLAYAYALKGENLDEALKLVNLALITNPDNVAYLDTLGWIYFRMGDIDKAYSVFHQLELRLTELPKAPGIEDIYYHLGIIYENMGKLETAIDYYRQGLKLNPMNQHLADKKKLWEK, encoded by the coding sequence ATGAAAAAAGCGATGATTGCGAATATATTGATTTTCTGCGCATGGGCGATGCTTTCCGCTCTGCCGCACGACCGCACGGCAGAGATTCAGAAGGTGCAGACGGCGACCAATTCCTCCGACCCCATCGCGGATTACTGGGACGAGTTCTGGGACAATACCCAGCTTTCGCAGAAGGCCGCCGAGGGAATGTATATGGACGCAATTTCCCTTCAGGAAGAGGGTAAATATAAGGAAGCGTTGAAGAAGTATAAATTCCTGATCGACAGCGGGGTGGAAGACAGGTACGTCTATCAGAACATGTTTACCGCATATACGAACCTGCTGGTCAAGAAGCCCGATAAGGCTCTCGCGCAGGAAGCATTGCAATATATCCTGAAAGCGATCAAGAAATATCCCAGCACGGTGGAACTCTATTCGTTATGGATTGAGCTCAGCCGCGCTATCGGGGACGAGAAGGAGTTCATGAAGGCGGCGGGCGCGCTTCTCGCGAAACGTCCCGAAGACCGGAAGGCGAATTATTATCTCGGCTCGTTTTATTACGTGAACGGGCAGATGGAAAAGGCTCAGCCGTACCTCGAGAAGGTGATAGTCGCGCCCAACGACGGCGACAACTTCGGGTATCTCTCCCAGTACTACTCGCTTTTTTACCTCGGCATGATCGCGTTTAAGAACTATAACTATAATAACGCCATCCGTTTCCTAGAGAAGGCCGAGGAGGTCTACGGCGAGGATTTGGAGCTCGTTCGTTATCTGAGCCTTCTCAACGCCGTGGTGCTGGACTTCGATAAATCCATCGCCTATGTGGACAAACTCCCGGAGAGCTCGTGGCAATCCGAGATGATCGATCTGGTGGTGGCGGTCCGTTTTGCGGCACAGAGCAAAGACCTTCCGAAGATACTGAAAAGCGTCACGCAGAAGACACTTTTTGTCGATGCGCTGAATGAATACTACGCAGGGAAATATACGAATTCGGTCCAGACTATCCAGAAATATATGAAAAAGAACAACAGCGACGATTATTACTCGCATTTTGTGCTGTATAAAAATTTCGAGGCGTTGGGGGATACCCAATCCCTCTGGCGCGAGGCGTTTATCCTCGGGAAAAAGGCGGGCGAGGCTCAGAAACCCGCGCTGGCCATCAGCTATTACAAGATGATCGAAAATAATACGAACCTTGTACCGGATGTTTACTGGTTCATCGGGTCGCTCTACGACGATAGCGGAAAGTACAAAGAAGCCGCGGATTACTACCTGAAATACCTGAATTACTCCGGCGCGAAGGAATACCGTGCGATCTCCGAAATCCGGCTATCGTTCATGTACTACCAGATGAAGGATATTTCTAAGGCGTTCGCGCAGATCGAGAGCGCGAAGAAGAATGCGAAGTCTAAGGCTGAGAAATACCAGGTCTATTTTTATTCCGGTATGCTCAACCTCGAATTTGATAAAAAGCCCGACGCGCTCAAGGATTTTGAAAGCGCGCTGGATATCGATAAAACCGATCACCGTATCTACTATTATATCGGCGCGGTACTGGTGGGTATGGAACGGATCGACGAAGCGCTCAAGTACCTCCAGATCGGGCGTAAGGCCGATCCCGAGTCGTCCGAACTGAACAACCTGCTCGCCTACGCGTATGCGCTCAAGGGGGAGAATCTCGACGAGGCTCTCAAGCTCGTCAATCTCGCGCTGATTACCAACCCCGACAACGTCGCCTATCTCGACACGCTTGGGTGGATCTATTTCCGCATGGGCGATATCGATAAAGCATACAGCGTATTCCACCAGCTCGAACTGCGTCTGACTGAACTCCCCAAGGCGCCGGGTATCGAGGATATTTATTATCACCTGGGAATCATCTATGAGAATATGGGAAAGCTCGAGACCGCGATCGATTATTACCGGCAGGGTCTGAAGCTGAATCCGATGAATCAGCACCTCGCCGATAAGAAAAAATTGTGGGAAAAGTAA